ACTGGAAATTATTTAGGAACATACCCATCAATGGGACCACGCCAATCAGGAACACTTGCTTGAAAATCATCGCCGATTCGCACACACGACATATGTGGCTCAGTATCTCGGAACATGAACTCCAGGGATCCTAGTTCACCTACTGATGCTGAAATGCCATATTTTCCAATCTCCATGCTGGTGTGCAAATTACCGGAAGATTTCTCCTTCAGTATTTTGTGCTTCTTTTTCAAGCAAGAGTTACAAAGCCATTCACCAGCAGGTATTCTTGCCGCACGAGGTTCGCAGCAAGTAATATGAAAGGCATCTTCACAATTATCACAAAttaacaagttctttgaagttTCCAAATGCCCACAGACTTTGCATGTCTTTGAACAGCATCTGCTGCCAGAGTTACCAGTATTTTCAGCATCTGCTTGATTATGTCTAGTCCAAAATTTCTCAAGCAGTCCCTGACTTCTGAGAATTGAAATGCATATATCTCTTTCTGAAATATCTGGCACCTTCTCAGTTACCAAAGCACCGGAAGAAGAGCACTCGCCTGTATCCTCCACATCAATTTTCAAGGAAGCCGATCCAACGTCCAGGTTTGACTTTGACGATGAACAATTATTGCCACAAATGACATTCAAAGCTATATCCATGTCACTTATCAAGGCCTCTTCAGAACTAGCTCGTTCCTCAGTTGGACACTCGTCATAGTCTACTGTGGTATCTTGATTACATTCCACTGGACACGCAACAGGAAGCCATGTGGATTCTGTCCCGATTTCAGAAACTTTCTCTTGGGGAAGCCCGGCGGGAGCAGCTTCAGAACTGATGGAAGAGCGGCAAACATCACTACACTTAGCACCAGAAGTTGGTTGGATTGTGCAAACGCAACTAGAGCTATGATTCTGCTTCCGACGATGATATACAAAAGACGGCGCAAAATTTTGGGACATTGTACTGTAGATGGATTGCTGGAAACAATTTCTTACGCAGTTTAAGGAACATGGGCTGTCATCGGTTTTTCTCCCCGTATGATAAGATTTTCCACAGCCTTTGATATTATACTCTCCACACATTGAACAATTTTTTTCCCATACTTCTAGTTCCAGGAATTTAATCATGTGAAAGTCCAGGTTTCACAAGACAGGCACATAAGAATAGAAATTTGACCACGTAACAGATGGAAATTTGCATCAGCACTCACAACTGaactacaaaaaaatatttagaaattcAGGCACCAGAAAACAATTTATAAAGTAGGTTTCTGGCAGTCAAATTATATCATATTAGTCAAATAATAACATCCAGGTACTAAAGATATCTCATCAGGACTAAAGCACGATTCATACAAGATACTATATTTGATGACTTCCTTTTAAAGGTACCTTCATAACCAGTAGATGATGCACCATTCACCTTAATAAGAACTAGTAAGGCAACACACGGTTTTCTGTTTTTATCTCATTGCATTGACACCTTTGTCCTTTCAC
The sequence above is a segment of the Primulina tabacum isolate GXHZ01 chromosome 6, ASM2559414v2, whole genome shotgun sequence genome. Coding sequences within it:
- the LOC142548465 gene encoding uncharacterized protein LOC142548465 translates to MIKFLELEVWEKNCSMCGEYNIKGCGKSYHTGRKTDDSPCSLNCVRNCFQQSIYSTMSQNFAPSFVYHRRKQNHSSSCVCTIQPTSGAKCSDVCRSSISSEAAPAGLPQEKVSEIGTESTWLPVACPVECNQDTTVDYDECPTEERASSEEALISDMDIALNVICGNNCSSSKSNLDVGSASLKIDVEDTGECSSSGALVTEKVPDISERDICISILRSQGLLEKFWTRHNQADAENTGNSGSRCCSKTCKVCGHLETSKNLLICDNCEDAFHITCCEPRAARIPAGEWLCNSCLKKKHKILKEKSSGNLHTSMEIGKYGISASVGELGSLEFMFRDTEPHMSCVRIGDDFQASVPDWRGPIDGECDLNGVQIEIHPLEDDCSWEWKSTNPLKLSSIGNWIQCREIIEGVGKGVDGTMCGKWRRAPLFEVQTDKWECFCCIHWDPAHADCAVPQELDTEEIMKQLKYVELLRPRLAAKRRKLNCSKSNGSQDLSRS